The genomic DNA ACAGATCTTCTGGTGTACAGCAACCATACTTAGCTTCAACATCATAAGACCACAGTTTCATAGAAATACCTATCACTTCATAGCCTTGTTGTTTAAGCAATAAAGCGGCTACAGAGCTATCCACCCCTCCACTCATGGCCACCACCACACGTTTTTTATCCAATTTAGACATGTACCCCCCTCTATCGCGTTTTGCTACGGGAATCAACTGCTCAATTTAGAATTTATTGGTGACTACACCGAATAAAGCTTTTCTCAATGGCTTAAAATCTCCATTGTTTCATCAAGCATTGGATCGTTGACTTTTATTTTAGGATATAACTTTGAGATATCATCATCAGGATCAATTCTTTTTAAGGCATACAAAGTATTTCTTACGGTTCTGACATCTTCTCTACTCTGACTTAACTCAGCCAATGCTGACTTAGCTTTCACATCTTTACAAGAGCCAAGCACATAGGCCAACTCTTCATAGGCTGTCTCTTGTTTCCACGAAGAAACGTCACATAAATGTTTTTCTATTGCTACATACTTGTTGGTTTTCAACAACTTACTTAACAAAATTGCAAAATGCCTTTCCCCACTGAGTATTTTATCACTCAGTTTTTTTGCTATGTGATGACTGTCGCCTTTCACCAATTCATTGGCTGACAAAACTTGGATATCAATACTCTCATCTGAATCTAAAATTTTTAACATAAAACCTTCAACTTTGGGATTCATCACTTTTCCCAAAACCCGAATCAATTCTTTTTTGATTGGAAGATCAACTTCATCAAACTTTTGTATTAACTTATCATTGTACTCTTCATCATATATAAAATCACAGAGACTTTCAGCTGACTTCTGTTGAACAAGAGGATCATAGTCGTCCAAGCCTTCAACAAGGTATTCAGTTTCTTTATAAACCTTCATCTTTTCTTGTAATTTAAGATTGGTTTTCTTTTCTTTTGGTTTTAACAGCTTAAGCATATCTAAACATGGGTCTTGCATTGGAAGCTGCGCACCAAATTTAAACGTATTTTTTACAATTGTTTTGTTTCTGTCATTGTGTCTAGATAACAGGTCTCCCCAGTCTTTAATTGCAGAAGTATTATTGTAAAAAAAAGGACTTAATTGATTATTGTAAGTATAGTGAAAAAACTCATTGTAATGGGTTAACCACTTTGAAACATCGTTTACAGCATCATCTTTTGTTTCATTCAATGCACCACTGAGTTTATTCATATCTTGAAAATGAAATGCCTCTAGAGAATCATACAAAATTTTATAGTCATCTAGATCAAAAAATGTCCATTGCTCCGTTAAACTTACCTGACCATTAAGCTGTAAAATTGCTTTAAAAAGCTTTTCTGAGCGAATAAAATTATCTGCCGTTGCCAAAGAAGCAAAGTATTTGATAACTTGATAATCAAACTCCATATAACCAAGAGAAAAAGGAGAGCTTTCCACGCCTTTTAAAAACCTATTGGCAATCAGTTGATAAACTGTACTCTCTTCTGCATTCTGAAAAACCAACTCTTCAATCTCTTTTAGCAACTGCATCTGGCCTGTATGATATCGCATAGACCTATAGTCTATGCGTTTTCTATACACATCTTCCAAAATCAAACTGTATAAGTCCGCTACTTTTAAACTTGACCAGAAATCATTGGTTAGATTGCGATTGTATGCTAATCCGATTAACTCAACTGCCATTTATATCTCATAGTATATCAAGCCCGTGATCAGACAAGGCATTTTTTATTTTTTCATGTATTTTCTTATACTTTAAACCAAAAGCATCAAAAATAATGATTCTTTCACTACTTGTACTGGCAAACTGGAAAAAAATATCAAAGCGCTCAAGATGACTTAATTGTTCGAACTTATTGGCCCATTCAATAAACGCAACATATTCAGGGTTTTCGCAATAGTCCCAAAAACCAATATTATGTAAACTATCATAATGTTCCAAGCGATATAAATCTGCATGAAACAATGCTGGACCGTTTTTTATATCTTCAAAAAGGTTAAAATAGGTAA from Oligoflexia bacterium includes the following:
- the tsaE gene encoding tRNA (adenosine(37)-N6)-threonylcarbamoyltransferase complex ATPase subunit type 1 TsaE; amino-acid sequence: MYKIRLKTLHDTAVFANHLAQEIAGGQVFFLNGDLGVGKTALVKAIGQSLGIDASLIQSPTFTYFNLFEDIKNGPALFHADLYRLEHYDSLHNIGFWDYCENPEYVAFIEWANKFEQLSHLERFDIFFQFASTSSERIIIFDAFGLKYKKIHEKIKNALSDHGLDIL